The window ATTGGAATATGCCGGAGATGAATGGACTTGAATTGGTTAGAAAAGTGCGCGGTGATGCACGTTTTTCTGATTTACCGATTATTATGGTTACAACAGAAGGTGGAAAAGCGGAAGTTATTACTGCCCTGAAAGCTGGCGTTAATAACTATATCGTAAAACCTTTCACCCCTCAAGTCCTCAAAGAAAAACTTGCAGCAGTCCTTGGCACAGAGGGTTGATGCAAGATTACTATTATATGTTGGTGGTTAAACCATCATCTCATTTGGAACTTTTTAGCGATTTTTTAGTTGATATTCTCCCTGTCGGATTTGAAGAGATCGATGATGGATTTATAATCCGTAGTGAAGAAGATTTAGAGACAGTAAGTTGGGGGATTGAACAGTTTGCTGAAGCTCTCCAAAGTGCGTTAGGTCAAGTAATCGATTTAGATCTTACCTTAACGAAAGAAAAAAATGATGATTGGATTGCGCAGTATCAAAGTGCAATTACACCTATTGAAATTGCCCCCTTTTATATCCATCCGACGTGGGAAGAACCTCGAGAGGGGATGCTTAACATTGCGATAGATCCTGCTCTAGCGTTCGGAACGGGTCACCATCCGACAACAGCGTCATGTCTTCGAGGTATTGCCAAATATATCAAAGAGGGTGATGCTGTCATGGATGTCGGTTGTGGTAGCGGTATCTTAGCAATGGCGGCAATCAAAAAAGGAGCTATTGTTGATGCGTGCGATACCGATCCATTATCGGTTGAAAATGCAATTGTCAATGCAGAACAAAACCACCTCTCATATCGACGTCTTTGGGAAGGGCCTATTCAAGAGACCAATGATGTTTATGATGTTATCGTTGCCAACATTGTTGCCGATGTTCTTGTATTTATTGCCAGCGACCTGAAAAAACGGTTACGCGAGGGAGGGATATTGATCCTCTCAGGAATAATGGATAAATATGAAGATAAAGTTCTAAAAGCGTATAAAGGCTATGAATTAACCGAGCGAATCGTAGAAAATGAATGGGTGACGCTCGTAGTAACCAAAAAGGAATGATGCCGTGGCACAACCAGAACAACCAACTCCTCCAAATAAGAATGATAATTTTTTTAATAAAAATCCCCTTATTACTTTCGCCCTTTTTTCAATTGTCGTCATTATGCTTTTCAAAGTATTTATCGGGGATGAGAGTGATTTAGCATCAAAAGTTAGTGGTTCTCAAGTAACTAAAACCCAAGAGGTAAGTTACGCAGAGCTAAAAAAACTAATTGAAAATAAGCAAGTTGAAAAAGTAGCTATCGGACAAACCTATATCCGAGCATTGGGTAATAGCGGGGGCACTAAAATTGCTTACACCACACGTCGCATTTTAGGGGAAGATACCTCTCTTATTGTTTTATTGGACAAACAACAAATTGATTACAGCGGATTTAATGAGAGCAATTGGTTTACCGAGATGTTTGGATGGTTGTTTCCTTTCCTTATTATTATTGCTATTTGGATGTTTTTTGCCGGACGGATGCAAAAAAGTATGGGTGGTGGAATTTTAGGGATGGGAAGTTCTAAAAAACTGGTAAATTCTGAAAAACCCAAAACCAAATTTGATGATGTTGCCGGTGCACAAGAGGCAAAAGAAGAGGTACTTGAAATCGTTGATTTTCTCCGCTCACCCGATCGTTATGTCGAACTTGGGGCAAAAATACCTAAAGGGGTTTTGCTTGTCGGTAGTCCGGGTACGGGTAAAACGTTACTTGCTAAAGCAGTAGCGGGTGAAGCGGAAGTACCGTTTTTCTCGGTATCGGGTTCTAGCTTTATTGAGATGTTCGTTGGTGTTGGTGCAGCGCGTGTACGTGATTTGTTTGAACAAGCCAAAAAAGATGCCCCTTCAATTATCTTTATTGATGAGATCGATGCTATCGGTAAGAGCCGTGCTGCCGGAGGTATGATGGGGGGAAATGATGAGCGTGAACAAACTCTCAATCAACTTCTCGCAGAGATGGACGGTTTTGGAACTGATACCCCTATTATTATTTTAGCGGCAACGAATCGACCAGAAATATTAGACCCTGCATTGCTCCGTCCGGGGCGATTCGATCGTCAAGTATTGGTTGACAAACCTGATTACCAAGGGCGTATCGATATTCTCAATGTTCACGTTAAAGGGGTCAAAATTGACAGTGATACTGATCTTGAAGAGATTGCTCGCCTTACAGCCGGTCTTGCCGGTGCAGATTTAGCGAATATCGTCAATGAAGCGGCATTGTTAGCAGGTCGCAAAAGTCAAAAAACGGTTCGACAGAGCGATTTACGTGAAGCGGTTGAACGTGCCATTGCCGGATTATCTAAAAAGAGCCGTCGTATTGATGAAAAAGAGAAACGTATTGTTGCGTATCATGAAAGTGGCCATGCATTGTTGGCAGAGACGACCAAGGGAGCTAAAAAAGTCTCTAAAGTCTCTATCGTCCCTCGTGGTCTTGCGGCATTAGGATATACCCTTAACACCCCTGAAGAGAACAAATATCTAATGCAACGACATGAATTGATTGCTGAAATTGATGTATTGCTCGGTGGACGAGCTGCCGAAGAGGTCTTTATCGGTGAAATCTCGACTGGTGCAGCAAACGATTTGGAACGTACTACTGATATATTAAAAGCAATGGTGCAAATGTACGGTATGAGTGATGTTGCGGGATTGATGGTACTTGAAAAACAACGCAGCAGCTTTTTGGGTGGTGGTATGACTCAAGCCAAAGAGTACAGTGAAAAGATGTCGGAAGAGATGGATGGGTTTATTAAAAATACCCTCTCTGAACGTTATATTATCGTAAAAGAGCGTCTTGAAGAGTATCGCGATGCTATCGAAAAAATGGTAGAATTATTGTATTTAAAAGAAAATATAACGGGTGATCAAGTTCGTGAGATTATTGAAGCTTTTGAAAAAGAAAACTCAATCGATACAAAACTTACGCCGCGTAAAGAGACACCCTCTAGTAATAAAATAGTCATTGACGAATAATAGGAGTTATTAAATGAGTGTTCAAAACGATACCTTTATCCTCTCCAAGCAAGGGTGGTTACCGATTGCTCTAGCCGGAACTTTGTTTATTTTTTTCAGCATGACGGCATTGCACCTTTTCCAATTTATTTTCGGTGCATTGTTGATCGCTTTTTTAATCTTATTTCGTAACCCTGAGCGTAGTGCTGCTTTAGGTGAAACCTCGAGTATTATCAGCAGTGTAGATGGGGTTGTTTTGGGTATCGAAGAGACGCTTATTAATGATAAAACAATGAAAAAAGTAACCATACTTAATAGCTTGTGGAATGTCTCAATGTTACGTGCTCCATTTGATGGTGTAATGGAGTGGTGTAAAGTTCGACACGGTGTATCCTTAGGCTTGTATCACCCACTAGCGGAAATGTTGAATGAGAAAATATTAATCGCATTCAAATCACTTTCCGGTCATGAAGTGTTTATTGAGCATACGAGTGCTCAAAGCTGTTTTTCTATCGCTGTAGAGAATGAAGAAGCACAAAAGATGAAAGAGGGGTCACGTTATGGTTTTTTAGCCCGTGGTCGTACTGTGATGTATATTCCTAATGAAGTAACATTAAATGTTCATGCAGGGGCAGATGTACGTGCGGGTGAAAGCGTAATCGGACGCTTTGATGCGTAAAGATCCACCCCCCATCGCCTATCTTTTTCCTAACTTTTTTACTGCTGCTTCTATTTTTTCCGGATTTTATTCTATCACCCTCGCTTTGCAACACTCCTTTGATATAGCTGCATGGTTTATCTTTCTTGCCCTTATTTTTGATGGTTTAGATGGACGAGTTGCCCGTTTGACCAATACGGCTAGCCATTTTGGTGTTGAATTTGATTCCTTAGCCGATATTGTTGCGTTCGGGGTTGCTCCGGCATTTTTGATGTATCTGTATGTTGGAGTTGACTATGGTCGTCTTGGGATTGTCGCGAGCGCTTTGTTTATTATTTTTGGTGCGGTTCGATTAGCCCGTTTTAATGTGATGACCTCTCGAATTGAACCCTCTGTCTTTATTGGATTGCCGATTCCAACTGCAGCTGTAATGATTGCTACGGCTATTTTATTGTTAGAACATTATCCTCATCTCCTTTATCTTAAACTCTTTTTGCTAGTTCTTTCGGTAGTACTTGCTATTTTGATGGTGAGTAATATCCGCTACCCAAGTTTTAAAAAACTCAATATGCGTAGTATCCATTTTACCCGTTTTTTAATCGGAGCAATTGTTCTTGCTTTAATGGTATTTATCTATCCGATAGAGGGGATGGCAATTTTAGGGGCATTGTATTTGGTATATGGTCCATTGAGAGCCTCTTACTATCTGCTCCGCCGACTGTTTGGGATTAAAAACAGTTAAAGTGGATGATAGGTATTGGGTTCGCTTGCGAGCTTATCGGTATCGATACTAAAATCAAACATATTGGATTTGAATCCGCTATTCCCCATTTTATTAAACTGGATAATGGCTGCAGGATTGTTTTGTACTTGCATATAGAGTAATCCTAGTGCGTAGCGATTTTCTAGATAGTTTGGATTGGTCATTTTAGAGAGTTCGAGCAGTGCAATGGCATTTTGAACATGTTCAGCTCCGATGGATGCAGAAGCAGCCATGAAGAGTGTACGTTCATCTTGTACCCCATAAGTATCGACCACCTCATTATACAGAGTGTACGATTTTTCAAAATCTTGGTTGTAAAAATAGGCCAATGCCAAGGCAGAGGCAATATTAGCACGATTCTCTGTTGTGTTTTGATATTTAGTTTCCAGTCTTTGTATCATTGGTGCTAACATCCCTGTAATGGCAGCGATAGTGATTCCTCTCTCACGAACAATTTGGGGACCAAAATAGAGGTCGTCATAAGTGAGTTTTTGATTTTTAAGATAATTGAGTGCCGATCTCGCGTATGCTTTTGGTGCTTCATCTTTATAGTGAGTATCGATGTAAAGTAAATGGGGCAGAAGATCATGTGGTTGCATATAGGTGAGTTTCTCAGACGCTTTACGGGCGCTATCGTCGATTCCGAGCTCGGTAGCAATAATAATTTTCATCACTTGATACAACGGTCGTTCTTTGTAATGATTGTCTAACCAACGGCTCGCTGAGGGGTAATTATTTTCAGACATTGCAAAGAGGGTTCGATAGAGGTCAAACTCTTCTGTTGTCCCTTCTTGCAGTAGATTGTCTTTTATGATAGAGATAAGCTTCGGATTTTTTTTCATTATCATTTCAGAAGACATAACGGCAAAGATACCTGAGAGATAATTGTTAGCATCTGCATGGTAGGAGCGCAAAAAATAGTCGTTTGCTTTTGTGTAGTCTCCTAACTGAGCATAGGTGAGAGCTAAATCATAATTTAAAATTGAATGACTTGGATGCTCTTTAACCAATTTCAAAAATTGTGCATTTGCATCCCGAAGGTGATAACTGAGTGCTTTTTGGATGGCAAGTGCGATTCCGTAATCGACATCCGAAGCGTTAGAACTTTTTTCGAGATACTCTTTAGCGGATGCAACATCATCGATATAGATATTTGCATTTCCTTTTCGAATATAACTGATTGTTTGAGAAGCGTTAAAAATTTTATATGGGGCAAAGGCAAATATTTTAGGATACGTTTGAGGATGTACCTTTGCATTGAGAGTGCGATATGCTTTTTGCAGTGAATCGGGAGAAAAGAGGGTAGGTCTGAGTGTTACTTTGATAGGATAGGGGGTATAGACATCATCAGGATAACTATCGGTCACTTTTTTTAAAATTCCTCCAGCCTCTTGATGCTGACCAAGTTTTAGATCGACAAAGGCGAGTGAGAGGTACTCTTGTATTGGTTTTTTACTTTGAAAGACGGCGTTATTGAGGTATTCACGCGCACGGATAAGATTACCGTTATTGGCATAGAGGAGACCTAGTGAAAAAGAGTCAGTCTCTTGAAGTGGTTTTTCAAGACTTCCGATTGCTCCCGTGTAATTTCCATATAGGGTGTCGATAGAGGCTTTGAGTTTGTTTTGGGTGAGTTGATATTCTGATGTGCTAGGGTGGTTTAGTGCACTGAGTGCCTCAAAATAGTTCCCACGGTAGTAGTTAATTAAAGAATAATAATAAGAGTAGAGAGGTGAATTAGTTTCCGAACTTAAATAGGCTTGTGCAAGATCGATATAGTAATTAAAATTCTCTTTTTGTTCCAAATGAAGACAACAAACTGCCGCATTGATAGCACTGACACAGCGATTTTCAGACATGGAGATAGAGCGTTTAAAGTTTTCAAGAGCAGCTTGATACTCTTTTTCTTTGAGACGGACAACTCCGAGGTTGTACTGAGAGATGGACTCAGAGTAAAGGGCGATTTTTTCAAACAGTTTTAATGCTTCACCTTGATTGCCGTTAGCATACATATAGTTCGCACGTTCAATCATATTTTCAAGCTGGCTTGGTTCTATTGCAGGTTCTTGTTCTTTATTTGAGGCTATTAGGGGCTCTTCTTGTACTATTGCTTCACCGTTACCTGAATGAGAAAGAAAAGCAAAGGTTAGCCCACCGCCCCCAAGTAAGAGGAGAAGTGCACCAGCGATAATGGCAATTTTCTTTTTATTAAGAGGAGTTTTAGTAGCAGCTGAATCACCTTCTGTGCTCGATTGGGCTTCGACGCCGGCGGCATCGGCCTCTTCGATGATGATAATCTCTTCTTGATCAGCCATAAGCTCTCTTTCGTAGAATTAGAGGTATTTTTGCAATACAGCAGGGATGATGATACTGCCGTCTTCTTGTTGGAAATTTTCCATAATAGCTATCATCGTCCGTCCGACCGCTAAACTTGAACCGTTTAAGGTGTGCGCGAGGATATTTTTTCCCTCTTCTTTATAGCGGATTTTTGCACGACGTGCTTGGAAGTCCCGTGTGTTGGAGACGGAGCTGATTTCACGGTAAGTGTTTTGCCCCGGAAGCCACACTTCGAGGTCTACCGTCCTAGCCGCACCGAATCCTAGATCCCCAGTGCAGAGGGTAACGAGACGGTGAGGAAGTCCCAGCGCTGCGAGGAGATCAGAAGCACACGCAACCATCTCTTCAAAAATAGCATCACTTTGATCGGCGCGGGTGATCGAGACGAGTTCGACTTTGTGAAACTGATGCTGACGGATCATACCGCGCACGTCACGTCCGCCGCTTCCTGCCTCTTTACGAAAACACGACGTATATCCTGTCATTTTGATCGGTAACTCCGCACCGTTTAGGATTTCGTCTTGGTAGAGGTTGGTGAGAGGGACTTCTGCCGTCGGGATGAGATAGAGCTCTTCCTCTTCGACTTTGAAGAGATCCTCTTCGAACTTCGGAAGCTGACCTGTCCCCTCTAACGCACGACGATTGACGAGCATCGGAACGCTGAACTCTTGAAAACCGCGCTCACGGTTAAAATCGAGCATAAAATTGATAAGGGCACGTTCCAACCGAGCACCCATTCCGCCCACGACGCTGAAACGGCTTTTTGCGAGTTTAACCCCCCGTTCGAAATCGATCCAACCGTTAGCTTCGGCGAGTTCCCAGTGCTCTTTTGGAGTGAATGTGAATGTTGGAGGGGTGAGGACTTTGCGAATTTCGATGTTGTCGTTTTCATCTTCACCATCAGGTACGTCCGCATCGGGGATATTAGGGACACGCATGATGATTGCATCGAGGGCTTCTTCGGCAGAGCGTTGTGTATCGAGGAGATCACCCAGGGTTACTTTGTTCGCATCGACTTCGATTTTCAACTCGTCGGTACTTTTTCCCTCTTTTTTGTATTGACCGAAAAGTTTGCTCAACTCATTTTGTTTGGCTTGCAATGTCTCGTAGGCTAGTTTGGCGGTTTTGAGGGTTTCGTTGGCGGATTTTAGCTCTGCAATCGTCTCGGCGGAGACTTTTTTGCGCATAAGTGCGCTTGCGGTTTCGTCAAAATTTTTCTGGAGAAGTTTTACATCGATCATAAAGGCTCATTTCATGGATTTAATAATGATCGATTATAGCCAAAAGAGGCTGAAATTAGGTGAAAGATGGATCGATGAAAAAGCATGAAAAAACAAGATAAAATAGCGTTAATTTTGTAAAAAAATTGCATAGAAAATGAGTATCATTCCAATGTTAATCTAAAATTTGAAACAAAAAGGTGTATTAAAAATGATTAAAGTTTTTTTCAAAAAAATAGTAGCAAATATTATCCCTTTGAGTGTATTTACAGCTGTATTTGGAATTATTATTTTTCAGTTATTTGCTTTTTTTGAACCTTATTTGTATCCTTTACACTGGTTACAAGCTGATGCAAAAGTGGTAAATTCAAATGTAATAATAGGTGCTTATCCTAGGGAAAATGATTTGTATACTCTAAAAAATAAGCTCCATGTTACAACGGTAATTTCATTGTTAAATACGTCTGGAATTCCACAAGAAAAAGATTTGTATGATGTAGAAAAAGAAAATTGTAAAGCATCTCATTTAAAGGTAATGAATTTTCCATTAGATTCTGATAAATTAAATACGGTAGGTGCACAAGAAGAGATCAATAAAATTATTGGATATGTACAAACACATAAAGAGGAAAAAATTTATATCCATTGTTATTTGGGGAAGCATAGAGCAATAAAAGTTGGTCAAGCAATAGAAGCAACGTTGAAATAGTTTCAATAATATGTGTTACGTTGTGATCTCTTTACGATTGATTTTTCCCCAACCTTTGCGCCAAAATTGGAATGTTGCAATAAAGCGTTCAATAGTCATAAGTTGACGGTAGCCAAAAGATTCCATTAAGCCAAAGAGTGCGAGTTTAAGCAAATCTTTACTTGATGAATAACGTTTATGGATAAAATTATCCAAGAAAATCGAGCTTAAAGTGATATAGCTTCCCCATGTAAATGCAAATAAAAAGATATAGATACTGATTTCTCTATCGATTAAGCCAAAAATATAAAAGATAATAAAACTGATGTATCCAAACATTTCTATGGTTGGTCCGAGTGCTTCGACAAAGAAAAAATAGGTCATTCCAAGCAACCCCACCTTTTTATACTTGGGATTGAGCATCATAACTTTGTTATACCATAAAACATCAATCAATCCTCTGTGCCATCGGTTGCGTTGTTTCATAAGTGATGTCCAGTCATCCGGTACTTGTGTCCAGCATATAGGGTCGGGAACCGATAAAATTTTATAAGGAATATCATGTTCAATACAGTAACGATGTGTTCTAACAACTAAGTCCATATCTTCTCCTACGGTATGTCGGTATCCTCCAATTTTTAAAACGATATCTTTACGAAAAATTCCAAAAGCACCTGAAATGATAAGTAAAGCATCAAAGAGATTCCATGCTGATCGTCCTGCTAAAAATCCTCGTGTGTATTCAACGGATTGAAAAAGTTCGATCCATTTGGAGGGTGTTTTGATAGAGGTGACTTGCCCGTTGACAACGGTGCAACCGTTTAGTGGACGAACAGTTCCTCCGACTGCTACTACTTCTTTATCGTGAGCAAAAATAGATCCTGCACGTAAAAGGCTATCATGTTCTAATAAAGAGTCAGCATCAACAACACAAAATAAAGGGTAGTTACAAGCATTGATTCCACAATTGATTGCATCAAATTTTCCGCCGTTGTCTTTATCGATAAGCCATAAATTTGGGTTTAATAAAGAGATATAAACTTGTCGGATTGGCTGATGATATATTTCAAGTTTTACCGGTTTGTCAACAGGGATAAAATGAAATGCATCGATTAAGCGACTTATTGTTTCATCTTTTGATCCATCGTTAACGATAATTATCTCGTACTCAGGATAGTGCAAAGCTAGCTGAGAACGGATACTACTAACTATAGTTGCTTGTTCGTTGTAAGCAGGAACAATTAGGGAAATTGGTCTGTATAAAGAAGTAGAAAGTGTTTGGTGAAGTCTGAATCGACTACCGTATACTTCTCGTTTGATAATATCGTCTAATGCAATAAAGGTAAAGGCGGAATAGGTACTATTAAGAATGAGAAAGTAGATAAAAATAATGATCTGGATAATAATAACGATAATGAATAGTAGATCAAGCATGTGCATCTTCGATTAAGTGAAGTGAAAAAATGGCACATTCTTTAGCATATAAATCTTGTCCGGAAGTAGCAATGGTATGTAGAATATCAATACCACCATTTAGTTTGGAGAGAGAACGTGAAATATTGTATCGAACGTAAAATGAATCATCACTAAGATGGAGAGAAGAGAGATAGGTTAAATCGTCTCCTTTATAAGATGATAGACTTTTTGCCGCTACAATACGGAGAGTCTCATTATTGCTTTTTAAGGCATTAGCTAAAATGGTTTTATCAGTTATATGTCCAAAAGCTCCTAAAGCTCTTACAATCGTTATTTTGATACTATCATGAACCGTCATAAAATATAGTTCTTGTAATTCCGGAATAATCGATTCATACCCAATAATCGAGATAGCTTCAATAAAAGCTTTGAGTGTTAAATAGTTCGATTGTAATTGCAACCAATAAAATATTGTAATAATCGCCATGTGATTATCGAGTTCGATAAATCTTTGTATTGTATTGCTTAATAGATATTCGGTAAATTTACCGGATGTATCGGTTTTGTTTAGAGCTGATAAGAACAGTTCAGATTCTTCAGGATTTAGAATAAAACTAAGACCTGTCAATGCACTATTACGGATAGAGATATCGGCTGAAGGGTCATTTATAAGAGATAAAAAGAATGGATGATTCTGTTCATAATGACACATTGCAAGACGATCTACTGCATTAAGCCGTTGATTTGTATTTTGGTTTGATATGGCTATATTGAGATAATGATCCAATACACCGTATTGTATAAGTGCATTATGTAATACAGATTTATACAAAGGGTCATTAAAGGTTTCAAGAAGCTCAATAACAATATCACTGAATGCTTCATATTCAAGCTCTTTGTGCAGTGTTGGGATAGTGTGCTCTGGTAACTCAGCAAAGAGTGAGAGTGTTAACTGATCTCGATAAAAATTTTTTAAATTTTCGATTTTTATTATTTTTGATTCAATTTTTATTTTATGAATAAATAAGACAATAATTGTTATTAAAGAGAGAGCGACAAAAAAGAGGATGCCGATTATCAGGAAGTGGCGGAAAAAAAGTGTTATTGACTTTGAATGATTGATGATAGAGATGTATGTCGATTTAGGAGGTTCAATTGATGGGATTTTTTTATTTTCTGTGACAGGTGAGAATGTACTTACCGATTGAGGATATTTTGGCATTTGTGTGATCTCTTCAGTTTGCATATGCCAAGTTGTCGTTGGCATAATGATGGCATGTTCAAAACCTATTGCAATATACTTTTTTAAATCTCTATTGAGTTCATTAGGTGTTTTGCTTATACCGTATTGGGCAACAATATAAGATCCGATTTTGTAAAGTTTAATCTCTTTATGATTTGCTAAAGAATGTTGTTGCAGTTCATTTTTGGAAGCTTCGATCGAGGTTGAAGAAAAAAGTCTGATTGTATAGACCCGTTCTTTTGAGATAGATGGTGATGTTTGTGCATAAAGTAGATAAGGCAATAGTAAGAAGTAGAATAGGGTAGTATTTTTTTTTATTTTATAGGAAAAAAATTGCATTTACCAAAAATATTTGAGAAAAATTTCTCCACCACTTCTTCGATATAAATTGGTTCTTCTCCCATCTGTTAATGATGATCCTACTGACCATGAAGGGCTAAATCGCCAATCTCCACCTATTGTTTGAGAGAAAGTACGTGTATGTAAAAGCGGATCAACTCCGGTGACTTCATAACCATTTCCGAGGGTAAGGGCATAGTAAAGGTGAAGATGCTCTATCTGATCATAAGCTAATGTAGAAACGCTGGCATAAGAGTGGGAAGAAGGGACCCAATAAAGGTCTTCAGTTAATCGCATACCGTTATTCCATGGTAGCGGAAGTGCAATAGAAGGTTTGTATATATCGACTGAAGTATTTTGAAATATCATGTGACGGTATACTAATCCAAGTTCGGTATCGTGAAAGACTCCTTGATAAATTCCAGCAGAGTAATCTAACGTAGGTAAAAAATATGGATTTGAAGATTGATATACAGAAAGAAATCCCCATCTCTTAGAACTTTTATCGCCTAAATCGCTATATATTTCTAAGCCGTTTTGTCGATCTGTTAGGGCATAACGATGAATGGAAGCTGTGCTTCCTATCCATGTCATTCCTAATGCGTGTATTCCTGCTTGAAGGGTGAAGTCTTGTTCAGAATTATGATTTGCTCCATAACTATAAGCTTCACCTTTTAGTAAGACAAAGTTCTTTTTTGCAGCGAATTGATCATTTAATGAAGTATTTGAAACTTCATCCATTTTGACCAAGTAGGATCTATTGTGGGTCATATCATAAAGTGTTTGATAATAAAAAGTTGCCTTTGGATAGTTGTGGCTCCAATATTGCAACGATGCTAAAAGTTCAATGATTTCAACATTTTTTGGATAGTGTTTATCCATTGCTTCCAGCCGATTTATTGCTTGTGGAAAATCATTTTTAGAAATTAAAGCAGAAATATTTTTAATACTTTCATCATAGTTTTCGATAGAATAGTTAGAGGAACTATCGGTTAATGATTCTCCTCTGAGAGATAATGATAGGATGAATAAGATAAAAAGGGTACTAAAATTATGCATGTAAACGTTTTGACTCTTTTAAGGTATTGTCAATGACTGATAATAGTTTTGCAGGGTTAACAGGTTTGGTAAGATAATCATAGACATTTCTTAGCTCATGT of the Sulfuricurvum sp. genome contains:
- a CDS encoding glycosyltransferase family 2 protein translates to MLDLLFIIVIIIQIIIFIYFLILNSTYSAFTFIALDDIIKREVYGSRFRLHQTLSTSLYRPISLIVPAYNEQATIVSSIRSQLALHYPEYEIIIVNDGSKDETISRLIDAFHFIPVDKPVKLEIYHQPIRQVYISLLNPNLWLIDKDNGGKFDAINCGINACNYPLFCVVDADSLLEHDSLLRAGSIFAHDKEVVAVGGTVRPLNGCTVVNGQVTSIKTPSKWIELFQSVEYTRGFLAGRSAWNLFDALLIISGAFGIFRKDIVLKIGGYRHTVGEDMDLVVRTHRYCIEHDIPYKILSVPDPICWTQVPDDWTSLMKQRNRWHRGLIDVLWYNKVMMLNPKYKKVGLLGMTYFFFVEALGPTIEMFGYISFIIFYIFGLIDREISIYIFLFAFTWGSYITLSSIFLDNFIHKRYSSSKDLLKLALFGLMESFGYRQLMTIERFIATFQFWRKGWGKINRKEITT
- a CDS encoding HEAT repeat domain-containing protein, with product MPYLLYAQTSPSISKERVYTIRLFSSTSIEASKNELQQHSLANHKEIKLYKIGSYIVAQYGISKTPNELNRDLKKYIAIGFEHAIIMPTTTWHMQTEEITQMPKYPQSVSTFSPVTENKKIPSIEPPKSTYISIINHSKSITLFFRHFLIIGILFFVALSLITIIVLFIHKIKIESKIIKIENLKNFYRDQLTLSLFAELPEHTIPTLHKELEYEAFSDIVIELLETFNDPLYKSVLHNALIQYGVLDHYLNIAISNQNTNQRLNAVDRLAMCHYEQNHPFFLSLINDPSADISIRNSALTGLSFILNPEESELFLSALNKTDTSGKFTEYLLSNTIQRFIELDNHMAIITIFYWLQLQSNYLTLKAFIEAISIIGYESIIPELQELYFMTVHDSIKITIVRALGAFGHITDKTILANALKSNNETLRIVAAKSLSSYKGDDLTYLSSLHLSDDSFYVRYNISRSLSKLNGGIDILHTIATSGQDLYAKECAIFSLHLIEDAHA
- a CDS encoding YaiO family outer membrane beta-barrel protein; its protein translation is MHNFSTLFILFILSLSLRGESLTDSSSNYSIENYDESIKNISALISKNDFPQAINRLEAMDKHYPKNVEIIELLASLQYWSHNYPKATFYYQTLYDMTHNRSYLVKMDEVSNTSLNDQFAAKKNFVLLKGEAYSYGANHNSEQDFTLQAGIHALGMTWIGSTASIHRYALTDRQNGLEIYSDLGDKSSKRWGFLSVYQSSNPYFLPTLDYSAGIYQGVFHDTELGLVYRHMIFQNTSVDIYKPSIALPLPWNNGMRLTEDLYWVPSSHSYASVSTLAYDQIEHLHLYYALTLGNGYEVTGVDPLLHTRTFSQTIGGDWRFSPSWSVGSSLTDGRRTNLYRRSGGEIFLKYFW